The genomic interval cataatttactcatcctcatgccatcctaggtaTGTATGACTCTTTTTTAGAAGAAAgatttagctctgtaggtccataaaatgcaagctccaaaaagcacatataaccatcataaaaataatccatatgattccagtggtctaattaatgtcttctgaagcgaaacgctaggtgtgtgtaagaaataggtcaatatttaaaacttttttcactaaaaatgttcgcttccagCCAACTTGAAGTTTGTACATTCACAAGgctggagttcaaactgcctctcctGTGACGCAAGCgcgtaagcctcctctgcatatatattcatatgtagatcccttattagcagctgtttcggACCACAATACTGTTTCAAAAACAGTACTTACTTTCACTTACTTGCATTCAAGCAGCTCTCCTTGTTGATCGTTTCAAAGATGGCGCCGCAGTTGACATATTCAAACCAGCCGAATGATGCATCTGTACATGATTATCTGTGTTTTAAACAATACTGCGTgaccttttttttgttgttgtatttcaCGCGTCAGTTCTCATGTAAACTTGACAATGCCTCAACACTCGttaattttttagtaaaaaaagttttgactattaatctatttcttacacacacctagcatttagcttcagaagacattaattaatccattgaagtcgtatggattacttttatgatggctatatgtgctttttggagctttaaaagttggcactcattcacttgcattttatggacctacagagctgaaatattcttctaaaaatctttgtgtgtgttctgaagatgaaagaaagtcatacacagctgggatggcatgagggtaagtaaataatgagagaattttcatttttgggtgaattatccctttaagtgcagCTCGCCACATTCATCCACAGCTGGTAACTTAAACTAAAACTGGACATATGATATTAATATTGAGCTCAAACAAATGGATTGTATATAAAtgtctatgatttttttttatgaaagttaTCAAAAGTCACAGGCTACAGAATATGCTTATATATGTAGTGTGATAATGATGATACAAACACAATACATCTGATATAAACACAAGTGATGTTTAGAGATCACAACAAATATGCACACTGCATCCACAAATGACCATCATCACCAGTTCTTTTACATGTTTTGTAAACGCACTGTAAACaagccaaaataataataataataatgttcttgctaaaataattaaattaaaattatggtCTTCTCATTATTTGGAGAGAATGCATACAAATAATTCAGAAATATGCTTGTATTAATACAAACATTGGGATTTGTTgcataaatattcaataaatattgaTTGTGTTGATATAAGAAGAATGAAAATCTGGTTgtagaacaacaagagggtgaatgCATGATGAGAGAAATTGCAGTTTGGGGTTTTACAGTGTAAACAGATTTTGAACTTTAGAACTTTAATAGAACAGCATTGTTGCTCTCTGCTGGTCAAAGTATCACACTGCAGGGTGCATGTGGGTTTTGAGGGGTCATCCAGAATTGATTTATTCTTCATCAGAAATTATGATTAAGGGCCAACAAAAATCTGAGTGGGTGTTATGagataatttatttcagtaatactgTGCGATTCATTTTAAATTGAAACATTTCcctgtatttatgcatttattaagtTTTGTTCTTCTCCTTCCTTATCTGTGCTTGAGAATCCAGTTTCAAAATGATTATGCAAAATGCATAAACATGAATGGCCCACGACAAGCAGCaatcatttaaacacaaaaagatgcaaacacatacacaatattCAAACCACAATTACAGATCCACACACAGAATAAAGCCAATTAATGGAACATTGTGgataataaacatatttatgtCACAAGCACCAATCAATAAATTATTCAGCGTTAAAGGAACATGTATAATGAAGTTGGTGCATGTATTCGGGGCTATGTTTCACTTATGGTGCCGGGAAAAACAACAAATGCATCTAACTGACTAAGAAAACACAATGAACACATTAAGGATTCATAGCAATATACGTTTAGTTTAGAATTTGATCATACTGAATGATTCTAAAAGGTAACATAGATGTGAGAAATGTTGGTAAATGTGACACATTTGCTTTTCAAAACTGCTTTTCAAACTTAATCTTTCCTTAGAAGATTATAAACTGCCTATGAACAGTTTATATACAGAGCAGAGAGGAGGATAGAGAATACAGACAGTATGATTCGAGTGTGAAGACTGTTATCATATGAGATAAGATCATGGCTATAGTCCTTGCCGTGATGGTGTTTTCTTTGTGTTTCAAGAGCACTCACTGAATCTAGAAAACAGCAGATATATATTTAAGTGCTTTGTCGTATCTGGCTGAtattcagttttaaaaaaaagatgagacattaaaggaatagttcacacaaaatgaaagttctgtcataatttacttaccttaatgttgttccaaacccgtataactttctttcttttatggaacacaaaaggtgatgttttaataaatattgtgGTCTATCTTTTCAGTTCAATGGCAGTATATAGTGCCTCACTTTCAAgcttaggggccatttacacgacaacattttcaactgaaaatggaaaactttttatgcgttttggctgtttgtttacacgacaatgtcATTTTGGGGCCTGgaaatgcaaacatttaaaaacgggtttcaaagtgcacgtttttgaaaatgaggccgttatcgtctccgtgtaaacatacaaaaacgcgaatttatgaaaacgatgatgtcatgcgcatgcgtattacgcGTTCAGTCTATAGTTTagagtacttcaaaacaaagagcgagacattcaaaactacaatggtggactacaggactgtgtttgtgctactcaagacttgtagtaataaagcaacctcatcgtccgtccagacaaaattgctcgatgctttcgcaaATCTTCATTGTTTgcattcaccgctctgtggacgaatgcttatgtgcgcaggcgcgtagtgtttctttacaaagtgacatcaacAAACTACttgcctggcatgcataatacagcgtgtttagttgttttcgcggatccgtgtgaacgtgtcaaaaacgcaaaggaaaaacgtttccgttatTAGTACATCattgttgtgtaaacgtacccttagaaaATGACCCAAATGTATAAAAGTAAATCATATTATTTTGCATCATAtgccaagttttctgaagccacacaataagttttggtgagaaaaaatctgaaatttaaataatttttcagtgaaaaatgtgtgAACACATTTGCCACTGTGAActgtggaacaacatgacagtgagtaaattatgacaatttttttaattttgggtgaactatccctttaagagtgaaTCATATTTGCACTCAGAGaatgtaaataattattaaaattagaCCTATTAATATCAACAAGAATAATAATAGTGTTAGACTCCCATATGTGTACTTAGTCGGCAGAGAGCATCTCCTACAATGTCCAGCTCATGTCTCAGCTCCTCAACCACATCGTTGATGCTGGGCATGTCTTTTAGCACACATATACTCTGTGTGTACGGGTTATAACGCAGTGAGAATGGACGCTGGATTGTCTTTGCAAACTCACTGTGAAgaataaaatataagaaaattGCATGCAATAGTTATACATAATAATAAGGAAAGGGGTCAGAAATTATGAaggttcacatacagtatatacggtatatatataaacaaaaattacCGCATTCTGACTTTGGCTTCCTCAAAGCTCTCAGAAACAAAGTACACTTCTTGAAAGGTGGTGATAAGACACTCCTGTTTACAGGTGATTTTGGGCTCAAAGGGAAGGATTTTAGCAGTGCCTGAGAGAGAGTGCTTCAAACCAAAACACAATGGCTAAGAGAGTTTGTGTGAAGTGCAAATACAAGATTGACTGAGGTGAAAAATTAAATGTGTTATCAGTGAAACTGGTTTCAAATGCTTGaaatatgtaaaaaacaaaacattgatttGTACTGATGTGAATGGTAAGCAAACTTTATTAGATGATAATTAAATTCAAACCTAATCTATGACTATACGTGTATCTGGTCTACCTTAAGTTCGCTGATGGATGAGAGAAGCCCAGCACCATATGCTCTGAGATTTCCCTCCTGCTTGCACAGACCAAACTCCACCGTAAAGAAATAGCACTAGAATAGCAAATACACCAACATACTGTAACAACCAAGACCTCATCAGGACAAAATTAGCTTAAAAGAACATTTAAGAACATTTCCAATTGAAAGAAGTAGCCAAAATGTAACACCAAAAATGGTCTGACAATTTCTCATTGTTTTACCtcaattttaatgcaaaaaaaatgatTAAGGCTTGGTCTGCTGTATCtatttttcatcagaattttgTATATTAATACATACTGTTGCCAGTTTCTGTACAGCATCATCAGATGCCCCAAGAGAAGCCAGTCCTAATTCCTGAGAGAACTGTGCAAAACTGGGTTCAGCCAACAGAGGAACATGACCCAGCAACTCATGACAGGTGTCCCTGAAAAGCACAGATATGAAGATATCTTCAAAATTGAATCAAATTTTTAATTATCTTAATTGGAAGTGCAGAATGAAGACACATCTGCTTTGTACTCACGGCTCTGGAGTGTAGAGAGGATCTGAGCTGTGACGCACATATTGTGTACAGTGAAACACTCTGTAGGCCAGTCCAGCCAGAAAATCTCTTGGTGACAGGTACCCAGCAACAGGGCGAATGGTAAAGCCACTTCGTTCTACTCACATACAGATgttaacacttaaagggatagttcttacaaggaaaattctgtcatcatttattcactttcatgttgtaccaaacctgtatgactttcttccatggaacataaaaaggTTAGCCTCAGGCACcattctaaccctaaccctcaccatggaatacatagactatcatttaattgccaacaaaagccttcatcagccaactaacaaaggacaatgcatctatgtgaacttctgcagttaattaaggatggacttcaaagacattatcaTTCATCTTACATTTTgtacaaaatctttttgtttaaacattggccactacaaacacttatttagtttactaattttaaaccatgacttgcaatacacacaaaaaactaatattggcattatattcatgctgtttagccagaggggaaaacagcctttccttgccacagtcgccttcggcttgctcattggggttctaaatacaattattatttacttgtttacttaattatttatttttatacacaatttacaatcatatttttatcaaactgcacaatgatgactctaagacttcatagatattacagtttcattttctgttaaagcatgattttctgtaaagctactttgaaatgatgtgtgttgaaaaatgacttgaccattcacttgcattgcatcttttttttcatacaatgaaagtgaatggtaactgaggctaacattctgcctgacatcttcttttgttttctttttggatttggaacaacataagggtgagtaaattatgagaaaatgttctctctttttttggtgaactatccccttaaagtAAAATTATTCTTACTGCCCTCTTCTGGTATAATGGAACATCCATTTCTCCTCAATTCCCCATATGTCAAAGGTTCAAAATGTACAACTTTTCCCCCTAGCTTACGCTCATAAACTACTAAATGTGCTCAGTTTCACCTCTCAGGAAGTTGGACACATCTTCCAGCTGTGGTATGTTGTCCTCTCTGTAGCCGCAGTGTTGGGTGAGCAGTGGCAAGTTGCGAAGGTACTCTCTACATGCATGTGTAGGGTATAGTTTATTCAACTCCCGAAACACTATTCCCCATGTCTTCACCTCTTCATCTGTAAATTCCACACGTGGTATGGGATCTCCACTGCAGAgcaggagagagacagagacacaggGAAAGAGAATGTAGTGCCACTACTATTAAAAGTGTCAGGTACCAAGAGAACACCATGGATAAAAAGATGCAGCTATTCTTAAAGACTTATCGTTAAAACGTACTGTTTGTAACTCATGGCAAGATCAGCAAAATATTTCCTTCTTTTTCGGTAAACATTGTCCTTGaatccctgaaaaaaaaaaaaaaagaagaaaagaaaagaaaagaaaaggtgtAAGCTGATTTGTTCCTTAGAGTTGGAATGGTTTTAATTCTGTACATATAGTCGCAGAATTTTGCAACTCAAATATTAAAGAGTGTGATGTGATCAGGCAAACAGAGCATAAAAACTACTATACAGCCTACTACTATCAATAATAAGGGAATGTCTGTAGCCTTATACCAACCGGATGATCAGCATCCAAATCTGAACCGTACATCAGAACACGACTGGCACTCTTATCCAGATCTGAAACTTTCTTGGGGAACCAAGGCACCTCGGAAAGATCTGAAGAATTAACGAATGTTCACAGTGTTACACATGCAAATTTCTGTGGAGTAATTTGTTTTGTgtcatttacattaaataaattatactCTGTGTTAGTATAGCAGATGTATCTAACAAAGGACTTGTATAGATAGTACCATTTGCAGAAGTGCAGAACGTATCAGGTGAGTCCATGGCTATAATGCTTGTTTGTTTGCGCAGCAGCTGAACGATTTCTTTCAGAGTTTCTTGATCACTGTCACAATCAACCAATACTTCCAGCTCTGAGTTGCGCCGCTGGGACTTGCGTGACTCAATATGTAAAAGGTTTACCTGGTTGTCCTGTTTATAAACATGAATGTAAATGAGACTGCATCATGTCAGTTAGGCCAGTTTTTATCACAATTTTGTTTacataatattaatacaaattatacaatatattaatttgtattttgtacATGTATTTGGATAAGTAGTTGGTTTATAATGTGTGATAACTTCATGTTGTTACACTGCAATGACATGGAGTGAGTATGAGCTTACATTCATACAATAGACTATTAGGTTATCACTAACATTGCTCTTCTATAAGAAAACTTGACATTGCATGATGAGGTCTGACATTAAACAGTGTAAATATCAATGTTTATTTCACTGGAATTACTAAACATCTTCCTCTAATTATTTGACCACTCACACCCTTTTTGAAGGGTTGCTTGTTATGTATATCATTGGCCAGACTGAAGCTAAAAATAGCCAAGTATGAAGATGAAATGGTTACtgataagaaacagataaattaattgataaattaagATAATTTAATTGAGAGAAAATAATGTGTGTGTCAATCACTTGAAACTGGAATCATAAAAGAAAGGGAAACCCTACCTGAAATAGTTTCAAAGCCTTCACAAGACCTCCAACTTCATTCTTCAGAGAGAAGACAATTGCAGCATGTTCCCTCTTGGAGGAAATTATCTTGTCTTTGTTCTCATCCGTTTTGTTCAAAGAAGTTTTGTTcatcttaaaaaataattacatcaaGGTTATAAAACCTTCAGAGGTCTATTATATTCATCATTGGGATTCACTCAGGCATCTCTTAACATTAGCATAACAATCTGTCTACTATAGAGCAGCTGttcaatattgtgtgtgtgtgtgaacttatttttgtttttgacatgatTTTCAGATAGGAAATCCTTATTCACATgcaaattacatgtaaatatcaTTATCAATGGGTTGGGTAGGATGCATAAAGCTGTCTGTGAGTTAAATGTGTGATAGAGATAAGGTCATT from Myxocyprinus asiaticus isolate MX2 ecotype Aquarium Trade chromosome 1, UBuf_Myxa_2, whole genome shotgun sequence carries:
- the LOC127443973 gene encoding tryptophan 5-hydroxylase 1-like, translated to MLSNKLDGPRRGRSFDSINKFYEEKKLNNEMNKTSLNKTDENKDKIISSKREHAAIVFSLKNEVGGLVKALKLFQDNQVNLLHIESRKSQRRNSELEVLVDCDSDQETLKEIVQLLRKQTSIIAMDSPDTFCTSANDLSEVPWFPKKVSDLDKSASRVLMYGSDLDADHPGFKDNVYRKRRKYFADLAMSYKHGDPIPRVEFTDEEVKTWGIVFRELNKLYPTHACREYLRNLPLLTQHCGYREDNIPQLEDVSNFLRERSGFTIRPVAGYLSPRDFLAGLAYRVFHCTQYVRHSSDPLYTPEPDTCHELLGHVPLLAEPSFAQFSQELGLASLGASDDAVQKLATCYFFTVEFGLCKQEGNLRAYGAGLLSSISELKHSLSGTAKILPFEPKITCKQECLITTFQEVYFVSESFEEAKVRMREFAKTIQRPFSLRYNPYTQSICVLKDMPSINDVVEELRHELDIVGDALCRLSTHMGV